The following are encoded in a window of Panicum virgatum strain AP13 chromosome 5N, P.virgatum_v5, whole genome shotgun sequence genomic DNA:
- the LOC120674013 gene encoding putative F-box/LRR-repeat protein At3g42770 has product MKSGESIRLNYREYENWKYEKFVRFVNNLLLLRSRVDLHIFQLHFDSHHVVNCDDVRTWIGYAVKNNVKVLDVNMHQYDKTVLPRCIFTCRSLEELNLKMGKAPYKDYEHEGLVLPDIIRLPSLKKLSLCDVEVDTSSLEQIIARSPGLEDLHLINCAQHLDLVDSKVLKRLTVDGFLGRDKGLTIAAPCLIHFKCTGLPLEEISWRERPSLESAHIFASLSRSTCDGQSDFTGIFLNAKRLALFGSGIKVMLEKELSTCSVFESLVTLAIGEWCLTDDLYIVLRFLQLSPRLEKLTLKHRKHNRAREGAETEPISIAGMTVQCPLLETVIIQCSKDDGEIQKTVDALVATGISLEKIHVTFYEDIQKNVAETERKRQGGKMGRSVLEKKLKKKQDWVDDSHAISDSDNDGGEMEETFDYDDYF; this is encoded by the exons ATGAAGTCAGGCGAATCGATACGTCTCAACTACAGAGAATATGAAAACTGGAAATATGAGAAGTTTGTTCGTTTTGTTAACAACCTGTTGCTCCTTCGTTCTCGAGTAGACCTGCATATTTTCCAGCTGCATTTTGATAGCCACCATGTGGTAAACTGCGATGATGTGAGGACGTGGATCGGCTATGCTGTGAAGAATAATGTTAAAGTGCTAGACGTCAACATGCATCAGTATGATAAGACTGTTTTACCTCGTTGCATTTTCACCTGCCGCTCACTCGAGGAGTTAAATCTGAAGATGGGAAAGGCTCCTTATAAAGATTATGAACATGAAGGACTTGTGCTACCTGACATCATCAGGCTTCCATCCCTCAAAAAGTTATCTCTCTGTGATGTGGAGGTGGACACATCATCTCTTGAGCAAATTATTGCTCGGAGCCCTGGCCTAGAGGACTTGCATTTGATAAACTGTGCACAGCATCTTGACCTTGTAGACTCAAAAGTGCTAAAAAGGCTAACTGTTGATGGTTTCCTAGGTCGAGACAAAGGACTCACAATTGCTGCCCCTTGTCTTATTCATTTCAAGTGCACAGGCTTGCCCCTGGAAGAAATTTCTTGGCGAGAGCGGCCATCTCTAGAGAGTGCACACATATTTGCTTCTCTTTCTAGGAGCACTTGTGATGGTCAATCTGATTTTACTGGGATCTTTCTGAATGCCAAGAGACTTGCATTATTTGGTTCCGGTATAAAG GTTATGTTGGAAAAGGAACTGTCCACATGCTCTGTATTTGAGAGTCTTGTGACTCTTGCAATTGGCGAATGGTGCTTAACTGATGACTTGTACATTGTACTTCGCTTCCTCCAGCTTTCACCGAGACTAGAAAAACTTACTTTAAAGCATAGAAAG CATAACAGAGCAAGGGAAGGTGCAGAAACAGAACCAATATCAATAGCTGGAATGACCGTCCAATGCCCCCTCCTTGAAACAGTAATAATACAATGTTCCAAGGATGATGGTGAAATCCAGAAGACGGTGGATGCTTTGGTAGCAACTGGCATCAGCTTGGAGAAGATACATGTCACTTTCTATGAAGACATCCAAAAGAACGTAGCTGAGACTGAGAGGAAGCGTCAGGGAGGGAAGATGGGACGAAGTGTCTTAGAGAAGAAATTGAAGAAGAAACAAGATTGGGTTGATGATAGTCATGCGATAAGTGACAGTGATAACGATGGCGGCGAGATGGAGGAAACCTTTGATTACGATGATTATTTCTAG
- the LOC120675012 gene encoding uncharacterized protein LOC120675012, producing the protein MASHQANNTMESPASVAAEYDPKTDPKRRPAKSNDPGWEYGYWADPKDRDKVTCKLCDKKVPGGIKRFKQHLAGGFGDVVNCPELSPALKKKMKDYLDSNKRRGPLFLGEEENAEEVQEEDVVEVGQEAANSGTAAQSQLATWEKRMDGKSSSKGENGCYNGSTKFALQKDTNK; encoded by the exons ATGGCTAG CCATCAAGCCAACAACACAATGGAGAGTCCAGCTTCTGTGGCAGCAGAGTATGATCCCAAGACTGATCCAAAACGAAGACCAGCAAAGTCAAATGATCCGGGCTGGGAGTATGGGTACTGGGCAGACCCTAAAGATCGAGATAAGGTGACATGTAAGCTATGTGACAAGAAGGTTCCAGGTGGAATTAAAAGGTTTAAGCAACATCTAGCTGGTGGCTTTGGAGATGTGGTTAACTGTCCAGAATTAAGCCCTGCattaaagaaaaagatgaaagaCTACTTGGATTCAAACAAGAGGAGGGGACCATTGTTCCTAGGGGAGGAGGAGAATGCTGAGGAAGTACAGGAAGAAGATGTGGTGGAGGTGGGACAAGAAGCGGCAAATTCAGGGACTGCTGCCCAGTCCCAA CTTGCTACTTGGGAGAAGAGAATGGATGGAAAGAGCAGCAGCAAAGGGGAGAATGGGTGCTACAACGGCTCAACAAAG TTTGCTCTCCAGAAGGATACAAATAAATAG
- the LOC120675841 gene encoding CDP-diacylglycerol--glycerol-3-phosphate 3-phosphatidyltransferase 1, chloroplastic-like — MAFLKTLNPLIRRSTTPISNPRPLLSLHTFLASSSPTTITPAAASPAAAPFAGAAQTHVPVRSGGPLFLSSPPWMLSQSATPLTAAAAALRDKLRRAQALAGGRAQAVADAVRWDHRRISGGEAEAAPSAGAVGGGGERFLNAPNLVSIGRMVSGPVIGWMIVNEWYLPAFATLAVSGASDWLDGFLARKMGINSVFGSYLDPLADKVLIGCVAVAMVQNDLLHPGLVGLVVMRDLLLVGGAFYKRASSLGWKWNSWSEYVNLDAIHREKVEPLFISKVNTVFQLMLVAAALLQPEFGTDETQNYITLLSWLVATTTITSTIGYGVKYYRIKPRSR, encoded by the exons ATGGCCTTCCTCAAGACCCTAAACCCTCTCATACGCAGGAGCACCACCCCGATCTCGAACCCCaggcccctcctctccctccacaCCTTCCTCGCCTCATCCTCCCCCACCACcatcacccccgccgccgcctccccagcAGCCGCCCCCTTCGCCGGAGCGGCGCAGACCCACGTCCCCGTCCGGTCGGGCGGCCCGCTGTTCCTCTCGTCGCCCCCATGGATGCTCTCGCAGTCCGCGACGCCGCTCACGGCCGCGGCTGCCGCCCTCCGCGACAAGCTCCGCAGGGCCCAggctctcgccggcggccgcgcgcagGCCGTCGCGGACGCCGTGCGTTGGGACCACAGGCGGATCTCAGGGGGTGAGGCGGAGGCCGCGCCGTCGGCGGGGGCTGTGGGAGGTGGGGGCGAGAGGTTTCTGAATGCGCCCAATTTGGTGTCGATTGGGCGCATGGTGTCAGGGCCGGTCATTGGATG GATGATTGTGAACGAATGGTATCTTCCTGCCTTTGCCACATTGGCTGTCTCTGGTGCAAGTGATTGG TTGGATGGCTTTTTAGCAAGGAAGATGGGCATCAATTCTGTCTTTGGGTCATATTTGGACCCTCTTGCTGATAAG GTTTTGATTGGCTGTGTTGCTGTAGCCATGGTTCAAAATGATCTCTTACATC CTGGTCTTGTCGGCCTGGTTGTCATGAGAGACTTGCTCCTTGTGGGTGGTGCTTTCTACAAACGGGCTTCTAGTCTGGGATGGAAG TGGAACAGTTGGTCGGAATATGTTAACTTAGATGCGATTCATCGTGAAAAGGTTGAACCTCTGTTCATCAGCAAG GTGAACACAGTATTCCAGTTAATGTTGGTTGCAGCTGCACTTCTTCAGCCAGAATTTGGTACAGATGAGACTCAGAATTACATTACACTCCTTAG tTGGCTGGTAGCTACTACAACAATCACTTCCACGATAGGCTATGGGGTGAAATACTACCGGATCAAACCAAGGAGCCGATGA
- the LOC120673990 gene encoding RNA-binding protein pno1-like: protein MEVERAETAAAAGGSSAEMAVDNAAGPAAVEKPRFDALMPSEMSGGRPQFRKVPVPQHRFAPLKRCWMEIYTPVYEHMKVDIRMNIKARRVELKTRKDTPDVSNLQKCADFVHAFMLGFDIADAVALLRLDDLYVDSFEIKDVKTLRGEHLSRAIGRLSGKGGKTKYAIENSTRTRIVIADTKIHILGSFVNIKVARDSLCSLILGSPAGKVYSKLRAVSARLAERY from the exons ATGGAGGTCGAGAGGGCCgagaccgccgccgcggcaggggGTTCCTCCGCTGAGATGGCGGTGGACAACGCCGCGGGGCCGGCCGCCGTGGAGAAGCCGCGGTTCGATGCTCTGATGCCTAGCGAGATGAGCGGTGGGAGGCCCCAGTTCCGGAAGGTGCCCGTGCCGCAGCACCGCTTCGCGCCGCTCAAGCGCTGCTGGATGGAGATCTACACACCAGTCTATGAGCACATGAAGGTCGACATCCGCATGAACATCAAG GCAAGAAGGGTGGAACTCAAAACAAGAAAAGACACACCAGATGTGAGCAACCTTCAGAAATGTGCGGACTTTGTGCATGCTTTTATGCTTGGATTTGACATTGCCGATGCTGTCGCCCTGCTGCGTCTTGATGATCTTTATGTGGATTCCTTTGAGATCAAGGATGTGAAAACCCTTCGAGGGGAGCACCTGTCACGTGCTATTGGCCGCCTATCAGGGAAAGGGGGCAAGACCAAGTATGCCATTGAGAACTCTACCAGGACCCGAATCGTTATTGCTGATACAAAGATCCATATACTGGGATCCTTTGTTAACATCAAGGTTGCTCGGGATTCACTTTGCAGCCTCATCTTGGGTTCTCCTGCTGGCAAAGTGTATTCTAAGCTTAGGGCTGTATCTGCTAGGTTGGCGGAAAGGTATTGA